GCAACCCTTCTCCGTCGCGATTTACCGCTCGGGAGAAAATATCCGCCATGCGTGTGAGCCTGGGCCCGTTTCGATTCGTCACGACTGGAATCTAATGCCCTGCGGGACGGATGCCGTGTTGAAAAACCAGCGCACCCACATGTCGGCAGACCGGTTGCAATGCCTCTCTCGCGTTCAAGCCGGGAGGCGAGTGGATGCGGCAAAAGCCGACTGTTGCGGAAAGGTTGTCCTCGATCGAAGTCGCCCTGGTTCCCACGGATACCCTCCTGCGTGCCCTGCGAGTGATGGAGCGGTGCGGTACCTCCCTGCTCCCCGTGGTGGGGGAGAAGGGGGGGCTGGTGGGGCTCGTGAGCCGGGCCCACGTC
The sequence above is drawn from the Archangium gephyra genome and encodes:
- a CDS encoding CBS domain-containing protein, producing the protein MSSIEVALVPTDTLLRALRVMERCGTSLLPVVGEKGGLVGLVSRAHVLAAWKVDPLLPVALVMAAYEGRRGGGYPASW